From a single Deinococcus humi genomic region:
- a CDS encoding AzlD domain-containing protein: MSVVAVIVLMWAVTYPARWLGLNLGRVNLPPFWLAFLGFVPVSVIAALIVPEVLGSAEWPRRLFACAVGGLIVWRSGHLAAGILGGFAAYWAVRILGG; the protein is encoded by the coding sequence GTGAGCGTCGTCGCCGTGATCGTGCTGATGTGGGCCGTAACCTACCCGGCCCGCTGGCTGGGCCTCAATCTGGGACGGGTAAACCTGCCGCCGTTCTGGCTGGCTTTTCTGGGCTTCGTGCCGGTCAGCGTGATCGCCGCCCTGATCGTTCCCGAGGTGCTGGGCAGTGCGGAGTGGCCACGCCGCCTGTTCGCCTGCGCCGTGGGCGGGCTGATCGTCTGGCGAAGTGGACACCTCGCAGCAGGAATACTGGGCGGCTTCGCGGCGTACTGGGCAGTGCGGATATTGGGGGGCTGA
- a CDS encoding formate dehydrogenase accessory sulfurtransferase FdhD, with protein sequence MHDDEIPGSSRPVRLFTSGEWTAREDPIAGEEPLELRLHTPKSPITLGVLMRTLGQDRELLLGWLVSEGLLPNSLELLPERENPNVWQLHTAEYERLSRGARLSVSSSACGVCGSGSIERLAVRSQSVVWTGGNLSPALLAALPERLLERQPGFAASGGLHGAGLFTADGELLCAFEDVGRHNAVDKVVGWAQLRGLLPLSGHLLVVSSRAGFEIAQKAVTAGVCVVVAVGAATSLAVDTAATFGVTLCGFVREGRLTVYSGGERIATLPEGRSRTL encoded by the coding sequence GTGCATGACGATGAAATTCCAGGTTCGAGCCGTCCAGTGCGCCTCTTCACATCGGGGGAGTGGACGGCGCGGGAAGACCCCATCGCCGGAGAAGAACCCCTGGAACTCCGTCTGCACACGCCCAAATCACCCATCACCCTGGGCGTGTTGATGCGGACGCTGGGGCAAGACCGTGAACTGCTCCTCGGCTGGCTGGTGTCGGAAGGACTGCTGCCCAACAGCCTGGAACTCCTCCCAGAGAGGGAGAACCCGAATGTCTGGCAGCTCCACACTGCCGAATATGAACGGCTCTCAAGAGGCGCGCGCCTGAGCGTGTCGTCGAGCGCCTGCGGGGTCTGCGGTTCGGGCAGCATTGAACGGCTGGCCGTTCGGTCACAGTCGGTGGTCTGGACCGGAGGAAATCTATCGCCGGCACTGCTGGCTGCCTTGCCCGAACGCCTGCTGGAGCGTCAGCCGGGATTTGCCGCCTCTGGGGGCCTGCACGGTGCGGGTCTGTTCACCGCGGACGGAGAACTCCTGTGCGCTTTCGAGGATGTGGGGCGGCACAACGCGGTAGACAAGGTGGTGGGCTGGGCGCAGTTGCGCGGCCTCCTCCCGCTCTCAGGTCACCTGCTGGTGGTCAGCAGCCGCGCTGGTTTTGAAATTGCTCAGAAGGCCGTCACGGCAGGAGTGTGCGTGGTGGTGGCCGTGGGGGCAGCAACGTCGCTGGCGGTAGACACAGCGGCCACGTTCGGCGTAACCCTGTGCGGCTTCGTGCGCGAGGGGCGATTGACGGTCTACTCGGGCGGGGAGCGCATCGCTACCTTGCCGGAAGGCCGTTCAAGAACACTCTGA
- a CDS encoding N-acetylmuramoyl-L-alanine amidase, with the protein MWRSWPLLAAALLLAGLAGAQITYGKLNLAGQQVQSIGLYGAEYINGDVLGRLVNVTRDGQVVRVTGLGHTLLVPIDLDQQRATTDFNTVQIDTRRIQAPAATLVNGNLYLPLSTLATGLGAKYEQGQLTLAQPELLGVSSRAGQNSDRLVLDLSRDVTLTDEARGSRVVVRLRGVKGEARKYTTRGAFLPSAEVSRDGDDLIVSAPITAASGYRVYKVVRPSGTRVVLDLGPGIPRGSPAILERVTRPLIVLDPIKTAGIGRDPTLDVARRAAEMLTKAGWQVQVTRDTATALSRDQKQQLARQSDVYLALDLGRFPGSNRGGVTVYEPTGRAPSQLVNGVRVGAALPYGSLVVGDTGGTRRLSELLRGELKGGNITAGQGSLSRVMTLSEAPQAALLLELGWASNSKDLANLSVERRLQALSVAVARSVATYLTARANNNANISAAVSGAAGVGQ; encoded by the coding sequence ATGTGGCGGTCCTGGCCCCTGCTGGCGGCGGCGCTGCTGCTGGCCGGCCTGGCGGGCGCGCAGATCACCTACGGCAAGCTGAATCTGGCCGGACAGCAGGTGCAGAGCATCGGCCTGTACGGTGCCGAGTACATCAATGGGGATGTGCTGGGGCGGTTGGTCAACGTCACCCGCGACGGGCAGGTGGTGCGCGTGACCGGGCTGGGCCACACGCTGCTGGTTCCGATCGATCTGGACCAGCAGCGGGCCACCACGGATTTCAATACCGTGCAGATCGATACGCGACGTATCCAGGCTCCGGCGGCCACGCTGGTCAACGGCAATCTGTACCTGCCCCTGTCCACGCTGGCCACTGGTCTGGGGGCCAAGTATGAGCAGGGGCAGCTGACGCTGGCGCAGCCGGAGTTGCTGGGCGTGAGCAGCCGCGCTGGTCAGAACAGTGACCGGCTGGTGCTGGACCTCAGTCGTGACGTGACACTCACCGATGAGGCGCGCGGCAGTCGAGTCGTGGTCCGTCTGCGCGGCGTGAAGGGCGAGGCCCGCAAGTACACCACGCGCGGGGCCTTTCTACCGTCCGCTGAGGTCAGCCGTGATGGGGATGACCTGATCGTGAGCGCGCCGATTACCGCCGCGAGCGGTTACCGCGTCTACAAGGTGGTCCGTCCTTCCGGTACGCGGGTGGTGTTGGACCTGGGGCCAGGCATTCCGCGCGGCAGTCCGGCCATTCTGGAACGGGTCACGCGACCGCTGATCGTGCTGGATCCGATCAAGACCGCCGGAATTGGCCGTGACCCCACCCTGGACGTGGCCCGCCGGGCGGCGGAGATGCTGACCAAGGCGGGCTGGCAGGTGCAGGTCACGCGCGACACCGCCACCGCGCTGAGCCGCGACCAGAAACAGCAACTGGCCCGCCAGAGCGACGTGTATCTGGCCCTGGATCTGGGCCGTTTTCCCGGCTCGAACCGTGGCGGCGTGACGGTGTACGAGCCGACGGGCCGAGCGCCGTCGCAGCTGGTCAATGGCGTGCGGGTGGGCGCGGCGCTTCCCTACGGGTCGCTGGTGGTGGGAGACACGGGAGGAACGCGCCGGCTGAGCGAACTGCTGCGTGGCGAACTCAAGGGCGGCAACATCACAGCGGGACAGGGCAGCCTCTCGCGGGTCATGACCCTCAGTGAGGCCCCCCAGGCTGCCCTGCTGCTGGAACTGGGCTGGGCCAGCAACTCCAAGGACCTGGCGAACCTGAGCGTTGAGCGTCGTCTGCAGGCGCTGTCGGTGGCGGTGGCCCGCTCGGTGGCTACGTACCTGACGGCCCGCGCCAACAACAATGCCAATATCAGTGCCGCTGTTTCCGGCGCGGCGGGGGTCGGACAGTGA
- a CDS encoding alpha/beta fold hydrolase: MTRLTSRNRSRLALPPSARFWLGLILALVLGYLFALAQGFLVRPPLVIGQDAVPPSGQAAGVTSTLENEDGAFIDIRPSGEVNALLVYYPGGLVRPQAYEWLGRALAAAGVQTVIPVFPLDLAVTGINRADALIRKFGEGKTIIIAGHSLGGAMAAQYARGHTDQVSALILMGAYPAGNVNLKDTRLRVLSLLAENDRVAEPDAVRDGLNRLPVDARLTVIPGAVHSFFGRYGPQKGDGLPTVTHAAAEAQILKAVRVFLNGLPAR, translated from the coding sequence ATGACCCGTCTGACCTCGCGCAACCGCAGCCGCCTCGCCCTGCCGCCGAGCGCCCGCTTCTGGCTGGGACTGATCCTGGCCTTGGTGCTGGGGTATCTGTTTGCACTGGCCCAGGGGTTTCTTGTGCGCCCGCCCCTGGTGATTGGCCAGGACGCCGTGCCTCCCTCTGGTCAGGCGGCGGGCGTGACTTCCACGTTGGAGAACGAGGACGGCGCGTTCATCGACATCAGGCCGAGCGGCGAGGTTAATGCCTTGCTGGTCTATTACCCCGGCGGTCTGGTTCGTCCGCAAGCCTACGAATGGCTGGGCCGCGCCCTGGCCGCGGCCGGCGTGCAGACCGTCATTCCAGTATTTCCCCTCGATCTGGCCGTGACGGGCATCAACCGCGCCGACGCCCTCATCCGGAAATTTGGCGAGGGCAAGACGATCATCATCGCGGGCCACTCGCTGGGCGGGGCGATGGCCGCGCAGTATGCCAGAGGTCATACCGATCAGGTCAGTGCCCTGATCCTCATGGGTGCGTACCCGGCGGGCAATGTGAATCTCAAAGACACCCGCCTTCGGGTGCTGTCGCTGCTGGCCGAGAATGACCGGGTGGCCGAACCCGACGCTGTGCGGGACGGTCTGAACCGGCTGCCTGTTGACGCCCGATTGACGGTGATTCCTGGTGCGGTCCACAGCTTTTTCGGGCGCTACGGCCCGCAGAAGGGTGACGGCCTGCCCACCGTGACCCACGCCGCCGCAGAGGCGCAGATTCTGAAGGCGGTCAGAGTGTTCTTGAACGGCCTTCCGGCAAGGTAG
- a CDS encoding 2Fe-2S iron-sulfur cluster-binding protein — translation MRQTDHLPVPTDAGQRAELGPILPASGPTVRIQIDGAIFDSFVGEPLIDATNRARMELAQVCYHPQLGPIQTCATCTVELDGGIGRACGTPVRAGMIIRTQTAARWELAGLLRGRDAQLALGAIFAVLRGVGWALRESRDETQGGSRAERADRGSP, via the coding sequence ATGCGACAGACGGATCATTTGCCCGTTCCCACCGACGCCGGTCAGAGGGCGGAATTGGGACCAATTCTCCCTGCTTCCGGGCCGACCGTTCGCATTCAGATCGATGGGGCCATTTTCGACAGTTTTGTCGGCGAGCCGCTGATCGACGCCACCAATCGCGCCCGGATGGAGCTCGCCCAGGTGTGTTATCACCCGCAACTAGGGCCGATTCAGACGTGTGCCACCTGCACGGTAGAACTCGATGGAGGGATTGGGCGAGCGTGCGGAACGCCCGTGCGGGCCGGGATGATCATCCGCACCCAGACGGCCGCACGGTGGGAACTGGCCGGGCTGCTGCGCGGCCGGGACGCGCAACTGGCGCTGGGGGCCATCTTCGCGGTCCTCAGGGGTGTAGGCTGGGCGCTGCGCGAGAGCCGGGACGAGACGCAGGGCGGCTCTAGGGCAGAGAGGGCTGACCGAGGATCGCCGTGA
- the smpB gene encoding SsrA-binding protein SmpB, with protein MRGVYTNRRAHYEYELLERFEAGISLTGSEVKSIRAGGVDFRDAFARLANGNVDLEGLYIPTYTEATYNNHEPRRTRRLLLHREEIAKMKRGLEQKGLTLIPTRLYAKGRYFKVELALARGKKLHDKRRAEAEKTVQRELRAL; from the coding sequence CTGCGGGGCGTGTATACCAACCGCCGCGCCCATTACGAGTACGAGTTGCTGGAGCGCTTTGAGGCGGGTATCAGTCTGACCGGCAGTGAGGTCAAGAGCATCCGCGCCGGAGGCGTCGATTTTCGTGATGCCTTTGCCCGACTGGCAAACGGCAATGTCGATCTGGAAGGCCTGTACATCCCGACCTACACTGAGGCGACATACAACAACCACGAGCCGCGCCGCACCCGCCGCCTGCTGCTGCACCGCGAGGAGATCGCCAAGATGAAGCGCGGTCTGGAGCAGAAAGGCTTGACCCTGATTCCCACCCGCCTCTACGCCAAGGGCCGCTACTTCAAAGTGGAACTGGCCCTGGCCCGGGGCAAGAAGCTGCACGACAAGCGCCGTGCCGAGGCCGAGAAGACCGTGCAGCGGGAGCTGCGCGCGCTGTGA
- a CDS encoding NUDIX hydrolase, with product MSDGHGTDPLDVSLLNDQSNAPAPDPWAGWLAGRRRQPLHLPEYRPAAVLVALTREADPRVLLTVRSAELPTHRGQIAFPGGSLEAGESVTEGAVREAWEEVGLNPAEITVLGELDDVFTPAGFHVTPVLARVPARPILRLSGEVTQILLPPLSELRALRPIVETRQMPDGRPAVLYRYPWQGHDIWGMTARVLHDLLTDGPL from the coding sequence GTGAGCGATGGACACGGCACCGATCCCCTGGACGTCTCGCTGCTCAATGACCAGTCCAATGCACCGGCCCCAGACCCCTGGGCCGGCTGGCTCGCCGGACGCCGCCGTCAGCCGCTGCATCTGCCGGAATACCGCCCCGCCGCCGTGCTGGTGGCCCTGACCCGAGAGGCAGACCCACGCGTGCTACTGACCGTACGGTCTGCCGAGTTGCCCACCCACCGGGGCCAGATCGCGTTTCCGGGCGGCAGCCTGGAGGCCGGGGAAAGCGTGACCGAGGGGGCCGTGCGCGAGGCGTGGGAGGAAGTGGGGCTGAACCCCGCCGAAATCACCGTGCTGGGTGAACTGGACGACGTCTTCACCCCGGCGGGCTTTCATGTCACGCCGGTGCTGGCACGCGTGCCAGCCCGGCCCATTTTGAGGCTCTCCGGCGAGGTCACCCAGATTTTGCTGCCGCCACTCTCGGAGCTGCGGGCGCTGAGGCCTATCGTCGAAACCCGCCAGATGCCAGACGGACGGCCTGCGGTACTGTACCGCTACCCCTGGCAGGGTCACGACATCTGGGGCATGACCGCGCGGGTGTTGCACGATCTGCTGACGGACGGGCCGCTGTAA
- a CDS encoding DUF4384 domain-containing protein, with amino-acid sequence MKKLLMIPAALLLSTAAAAPKISAQSIIVNPTQPDLSVSVRVDKDSSGAQNPAYKVGEKAVISASVNRDAYVYLFNVNPDGSVDQILPNRLSSDNSNFVKANTTRSFPAPGDNFTFDIAGPIGQNKVLALASLTELNLSQISSFKTSQDQFATVNAKNQAGLAQALSIVVTPIPQNSWVSDTAFYTVAAQNPVSTGSLFVGANVDNATVTLNGQRLGGANVTYNNLRPGSYPIRIQAPGYRDISTTVAIRAGATTNVNAEFVAVTPPAPSTLTITIRSSVNNARVFVDGREAGTISNGSLNVQVDRGSHEIVMIAPGYRTFLSTYNVTTNGQITINPTR; translated from the coding sequence GTGAAAAAACTCTTGATGATCCCCGCAGCCCTGCTGCTGTCCACCGCCGCCGCCGCTCCCAAGATCAGCGCCCAGAGCATTATCGTCAACCCCACCCAGCCTGACCTGAGCGTCAGCGTCCGCGTTGATAAGGATTCCAGCGGCGCGCAGAACCCCGCTTACAAGGTCGGCGAGAAGGCCGTGATCAGCGCCAGCGTCAACCGTGACGCCTACGTCTACCTGTTCAACGTCAACCCCGACGGCAGTGTGGACCAGATCCTGCCCAACCGCCTGAGCAGCGATAACAGCAACTTCGTCAAGGCCAACACCACCCGGAGCTTCCCCGCACCCGGCGACAACTTTACCTTCGACATCGCTGGCCCCATCGGCCAGAACAAGGTGCTCGCGCTGGCCAGCCTGACCGAACTGAACCTGAGCCAGATCAGCTCGTTCAAGACCTCGCAGGATCAGTTCGCCACCGTCAACGCCAAGAACCAGGCCGGACTGGCGCAGGCCCTGAGCATCGTGGTCACGCCCATCCCTCAGAACTCCTGGGTGTCTGACACGGCCTTCTACACCGTGGCCGCGCAGAACCCAGTCAGCACCGGCAGCCTGTTCGTGGGTGCCAACGTGGACAACGCCACCGTGACCCTGAACGGCCAGCGGCTCGGCGGCGCGAACGTGACCTACAACAACCTGCGCCCCGGCAGCTACCCCATCCGCATCCAGGCCCCCGGCTACCGTGACATCTCGACCACCGTCGCCATCCGCGCCGGCGCCACCACCAACGTGAATGCCGAGTTCGTCGCGGTCACGCCTCCCGCCCCCAGCACGCTGACCATCACCATCCGCAGCAGCGTGAACAACGCCCGCGTGTTCGTGGACGGCCGTGAAGCCGGGACCATCAGCAACGGCAGCCTGAACGTGCAGGTGGACCGTGGCAGCCACGAGATCGTGATGATCGCCCCCGGCTACCGCACCTTCCTGAGCACCTACAACGTGACCACCAACGGTCAGATCACCATCAACCCCACCCGCTAA
- a CDS encoding SDR family oxidoreductase: MTDQTAQQEAGTRGSAFVTGASKGIGYEVARALTAAGYAVTITSRDKGEISEAARKIGGQARGVVCDVRDPAALEREVAAHTDAFGGLDVLFVNAGVGNFANVADMSIEQWQDVIDTNLSGAFYTVKAAIPALKKRGGYIFTLSSLAGKNPFAGGAAYNASKFGLNGLSEVLTLDLRQHDIKVTQIMPGSVATHFGGHTPSDADAWKIQPEDIAQLTVDLLNMPARTLPSRVEVRPSKPPKK; encoded by the coding sequence ATGACTGACCAGACAGCACAGCAGGAGGCAGGTACGCGCGGCAGCGCCTTTGTAACCGGGGCCAGCAAGGGCATTGGCTACGAGGTGGCGCGCGCGTTGACGGCGGCAGGCTATGCCGTGACCATCACCAGCCGAGACAAGGGGGAGATCAGCGAGGCTGCCCGCAAGATTGGCGGTCAGGCGCGGGGCGTGGTCTGCGACGTGCGGGACCCGGCGGCCCTGGAACGCGAGGTTGCCGCCCACACCGACGCCTTCGGTGGCCTGGATGTGCTGTTCGTCAACGCCGGGGTCGGCAACTTTGCCAACGTGGCTGACATGAGCATCGAGCAGTGGCAGGACGTGATCGACACCAACCTGTCGGGAGCCTTTTACACGGTCAAGGCGGCCATTCCGGCCCTCAAGAAGCGGGGCGGCTACATCTTCACGCTATCGAGCCTTGCGGGCAAGAATCCGTTTGCAGGCGGCGCAGCCTACAACGCCAGCAAATTCGGCCTGAATGGTCTGTCAGAGGTGTTGACCCTGGACCTGCGTCAGCACGACATCAAGGTGACGCAGATCATGCCCGGCAGCGTGGCGACACACTTCGGCGGGCACACGCCGTCCGACGCCGACGCCTGGAAGATTCAGCCGGAGGACATCGCGCAGCTGACAGTGGACCTGCTGAATATGCCCGCACGTACACTGCCCAGCCGGGTAGAAGTGCGCCCCAGCAAGCCACCAAAGAAGTAA
- a CDS encoding cation diffusion facilitator family transporter, which translates to MSVTSSPQSTSRPRGAGRAAQLALWTVGVALVVLGLKFVAYLMTGSVALYSDALESVVNVAAALAALIALRVAARPADQNHPYGHTKAEYFSAVAEGVLIVLAALSIGREAIGGLLSPRELDAPYAGLLVNLGAGLINALWATRLLRAGAELRSPALLADGRHLRADVLTSVGVLLGVAAAKLTGLTWLDPALALLVAVNILWSGFGLVRESVGGLMDTAVDPQTESQIRRIMREHGDGALEMHDLRTRHAGRLAFIEFHMVVPGEMSVQEAHTICDRLEDAIRAEMPDSSTTIHVEPQDKAKHHGVLVL; encoded by the coding sequence ATGAGCGTGACCTCCTCTCCCCAAAGCACGTCACGGCCCAGGGGCGCGGGGCGCGCGGCACAGCTGGCGTTGTGGACCGTGGGGGTGGCGCTGGTGGTGCTGGGCCTGAAGTTCGTGGCCTACCTGATGACCGGCAGCGTGGCGCTGTACTCGGACGCGCTGGAGAGCGTAGTGAACGTGGCGGCGGCCCTGGCCGCCCTGATTGCGCTGCGCGTGGCGGCCCGGCCCGCCGACCAGAACCATCCCTACGGGCACACCAAGGCCGAGTACTTCAGCGCGGTAGCCGAGGGCGTGCTGATCGTGCTGGCTGCCCTGAGCATCGGGCGCGAGGCCATTGGGGGGCTGCTGAGTCCGCGCGAACTCGACGCACCCTACGCGGGGCTGCTGGTCAACCTGGGGGCCGGGCTGATCAATGCGCTGTGGGCCACGCGACTGCTGCGTGCGGGGGCCGAATTGCGCTCTCCGGCGCTGCTGGCCGACGGGCGGCACCTGAGAGCCGACGTGCTGACCAGTGTGGGCGTGCTGCTGGGCGTCGCGGCGGCCAAACTGACCGGCCTGACCTGGCTGGACCCGGCGCTGGCGCTGCTGGTGGCCGTCAACATCCTGTGGAGCGGCTTCGGCCTGGTGCGCGAGAGTGTCGGCGGCCTGATGGATACCGCTGTGGATCCGCAGACCGAGAGCCAGATTCGCCGCATCATGAGGGAACACGGCGACGGCGCCCTGGAGATGCACGACCTGCGCACCCGCCACGCCGGGCGGCTGGCGTTTATCGAGTTTCATATGGTGGTGCCCGGCGAGATGTCGGTGCAGGAGGCGCACACCATCTGTGACCGTCTGGAGGACGCGATCCGTGCAGAGATGCCCGACAGCAGTACCACGATTCATGTGGAGCCGCAGGACAAGGCCAAACATCACGGCGTTCTGGTGCTGTAG
- a CDS encoding 3'-5' exonuclease: MSGADSPTTESSLTLRQPIIFLDVETGGRDPARHPLLTIGAVTLGVDGGLSRPIHLLVQHREYCVEPGALAVTGIDLLEHDRAAQPPEEVAAALREYAASVGRVMLGGHNFGFDLRFLRPLLPDLRRVFRSSYVDTKLTAQFLIHAGVLPHGVGTPLAQLTEHFGIEYAAHNALEDATATAKVYVELLKLVGPAATSS, translated from the coding sequence ATGAGCGGCGCGGATTCCCCCACTACAGAGTCCTCCCTCACCCTGCGCCAGCCGATCATCTTTCTGGACGTGGAAACGGGGGGGCGCGATCCCGCCCGTCACCCGCTGCTGACCATCGGGGCGGTGACGCTGGGCGTGGACGGTGGGCTTTCCCGCCCGATCCATCTGCTGGTGCAGCATCGCGAGTACTGCGTGGAACCCGGCGCGCTGGCCGTGACGGGCATTGATCTCCTGGAACATGACCGCGCCGCCCAGCCACCCGAGGAGGTGGCCGCCGCCCTGCGCGAGTACGCGGCTAGCGTGGGCCGCGTGATGCTGGGCGGCCATAACTTCGGCTTCGACCTGCGTTTTCTGCGTCCGCTTCTTCCGGACCTGCGCCGGGTGTTCAGAAGCAGTTACGTGGACACCAAGCTGACCGCCCAGTTCCTGATTCACGCCGGCGTGCTGCCCCACGGTGTCGGTACCCCGCTGGCGCAGCTGACCGAGCATTTTGGCATCGAGTACGCCGCGCACAACGCGCTTGAGGATGCCACGGCGACGGCGAAGGTGTACGTCGAATTGCTCAAGCTGGTGGGGCCAGCCGCAACGTCCAGCTGA
- a CDS encoding MazG family protein, with protein MQDLLNTLRRLRAPDGCPWDAEQTHVSLRPYLLEEAAEAVDAIDGGHPAELAGELGDVLLQVAFHSVIAEEAGTFSYTDVEEGVVRKLVRRHPHVFGDVQVSGSAEVVSNWQAIKAAEQGGKTRRALDRVPAALGALAREAAAQKLAGVTGDRERIAAILEAASDSPQGVADVLAAVVAWARSQGVDAELALRDQTTRTLQALPDEAAAP; from the coding sequence ATGCAGGACCTCCTGAACACCTTGCGCCGCCTGCGGGCCCCGGACGGCTGTCCCTGGGACGCGGAGCAGACCCACGTCTCACTGCGCCCATACCTGCTGGAAGAAGCCGCCGAGGCGGTCGACGCCATTGATGGCGGGCATCCGGCGGAGCTGGCCGGGGAGCTGGGCGACGTACTGCTGCAGGTCGCCTTCCACAGCGTGATTGCCGAGGAAGCGGGCACCTTCAGCTACACAGATGTGGAGGAGGGTGTCGTGCGGAAGCTGGTGCGGCGGCACCCGCACGTCTTCGGCGATGTGCAGGTCAGTGGCAGCGCCGAGGTGGTGAGCAACTGGCAGGCCATCAAGGCGGCCGAGCAGGGCGGCAAAACCCGCCGGGCGTTGGACCGGGTGCCAGCAGCACTGGGGGCGCTGGCTAGAGAGGCGGCGGCGCAGAAGCTAGCGGGTGTCACGGGTGACCGGGAACGCATCGCGGCCATTCTGGAAGCAGCTTCCGACTCGCCGCAAGGGGTGGCGGACGTGCTGGCCGCCGTGGTGGCCTGGGCACGCTCGCAGGGTGTGGACGCCGAACTGGCGCTGAGGGACCAGACCACGCGCACGCTGCAGGCCCTGCCGGACGAGGCCGCCGCCCCGTGA
- a CDS encoding GerMN domain-containing protein — protein MRRLFSLFNVISVVLLAAALLAYQAVQKPPTAPEAPRLQLAERTAMKVQVYFTDPQVRAMKAETRTVQVTQSNPRAVAQAALNVWATGPSNSANLAVVPAGTAAPKVYLRGPHYYVDLPAAYAGLRYGPSGERMLLCTLTRTLLATRGDDVTFILNGQPVDTLGQIDLRNPFTRQDCADE, from the coding sequence ATCCGCCGCCTGTTCTCGCTGTTCAACGTGATCAGCGTCGTGCTGCTGGCCGCCGCGCTACTGGCGTATCAGGCGGTGCAGAAACCGCCCACGGCGCCTGAAGCGCCCAGACTGCAACTCGCCGAGCGCACCGCCATGAAGGTGCAGGTGTACTTCACCGATCCGCAGGTCCGCGCCATGAAGGCCGAGACCCGTACGGTGCAGGTTACGCAGAGCAATCCCCGCGCCGTGGCCCAGGCGGCCCTGAATGTCTGGGCCACGGGTCCCAGCAACTCCGCCAATCTAGCGGTGGTGCCCGCGGGCACGGCGGCCCCCAAGGTCTACCTGCGCGGTCCGCACTATTACGTGGACCTGCCCGCCGCCTACGCTGGCTTGCGTTACGGCCCCAGCGGCGAGCGCATGCTGCTGTGTACGCTGACCCGTACCCTGCTGGCGACGCGCGGCGACGATGTGACCTTCATCCTGAACGGCCAGCCGGTGGACACCCTGGGCCAGATTGATCTGCGCAATCCGTTTACGCGGCAGGACTGCGCCGATGAGTAG
- a CDS encoding AzlC family ABC transporter permease — protein MPGSASVSPFWPAFWRGYRVMTPLWLGMVPFAVAYAVTARASGLSVWETQLMSLTVFAGASQFAAAGLFAGYGAIGGASAIGIVLTTFLLNARHLLYGLSLSRQVKLSRPQRLIAAQFLTDESYGMVTVRGEQEPDGPSFGYLLGAELSLYTVWNASTLLGAVGGAVLPSPEALGVGVIFPLAFLGLLVPMLRGRVTVLVALASGLVAWGLSRVLPGGLVILLAGVGGALLGAWLTGQQTAQRQKAGL, from the coding sequence ATGCCTGGGTCTGCCTCAGTTTCGCCGTTCTGGCCCGCGTTCTGGCGCGGCTACCGCGTCATGACGCCTCTGTGGTTGGGCATGGTGCCCTTCGCAGTGGCCTACGCAGTTACGGCGCGGGCCTCCGGGCTAAGCGTCTGGGAGACGCAGTTGATGAGCCTGACCGTGTTCGCAGGCGCGTCGCAATTTGCAGCGGCGGGCCTGTTTGCAGGTTACGGTGCGATAGGCGGAGCGTCGGCCATCGGCATTGTGCTGACCACCTTTCTCCTGAACGCGCGGCATCTGCTGTACGGCTTGAGTCTGTCGCGTCAAGTCAAGCTGAGCCGCCCACAACGTCTGATCGCCGCACAGTTTCTGACGGACGAATCGTATGGGATGGTCACCGTCCGTGGGGAGCAGGAGCCGGACGGCCCCAGCTTCGGCTACCTGCTGGGCGCGGAACTCAGCCTGTACACGGTCTGGAACGCGTCCACCCTGCTGGGCGCGGTGGGCGGCGCCGTGTTGCCCTCGCCGGAAGCGCTGGGCGTGGGGGTCATTTTCCCGCTGGCCTTTCTTGGCCTGCTGGTGCCCATGCTGCGGGGACGCGTAACCGTGTTGGTGGCACTGGCGTCCGGGCTGGTGGCGTGGGGGCTGTCGCGCGTGCTGCCCGGCGGGCTGGTGATCCTGCTGGCGGGCGTTGGCGGCGCGCTGCTGGGAGCGTGGCTGACCGGACAGCAGACTGCCCAGAGGCAGAAGGCGGGGCTGTGA